One stretch of Rosistilla oblonga DNA includes these proteins:
- the gap gene encoding type I glyceraldehyde-3-phosphate dehydrogenase has product MAIRVAINGFGRIGRLTFRNLMERSDEFEVVAINDLTDNKTLRTLLKYDSIHGRYPGEVTYDDKSIIVDGKPIAALAERDPAKLPWGEMNVDVVIESTGFFTARATDTKPGYDSHLAAGAKKVVLSAPAKDGADLTCVMGVNDDKLTADMKCVSNASCTTNCLAPVAKVLNDTFGIESGLMTTVHAYTNDQKVQDQPHGDLYRSRAAGQNIIPTSTGAAKAVGLVIPELKGKLTGIAMRVPVPTGSVVDLTCNLSKEASVESINAAIKEAAEGPLKGILMYTEDAIVSSDIVHDPHSSVFAADFTQVLGDNGKFVKVISWYDNEWGYSSRTADLIAKFGPM; this is encoded by the coding sequence GTGGCAATTCGAGTAGCAATCAATGGCTTTGGCCGCATCGGACGTTTGACGTTTCGCAATCTGATGGAACGCAGCGACGAATTCGAAGTTGTGGCGATCAATGACCTGACCGACAACAAAACCCTGCGAACGCTGTTGAAGTATGACAGCATCCACGGTCGCTATCCAGGCGAGGTCACATACGACGACAAGTCGATCATCGTCGACGGCAAGCCGATCGCCGCATTGGCCGAACGCGACCCAGCCAAGTTGCCTTGGGGCGAAATGAACGTCGACGTAGTTATCGAGAGCACCGGTTTCTTCACCGCACGTGCTACCGACACCAAGCCAGGTTACGATTCGCACTTGGCCGCCGGAGCCAAGAAGGTCGTTTTGAGCGCACCAGCGAAAGATGGCGCCGACCTGACCTGCGTGATGGGCGTCAACGATGACAAACTGACCGCCGACATGAAGTGCGTTTCGAACGCCAGCTGCACCACCAACTGCTTGGCTCCTGTCGCCAAGGTCCTCAACGACACCTTCGGTATCGAATCGGGCCTGATGACAACCGTTCACGCTTACACCAACGACCAGAAGGTGCAAGATCAACCGCACGGCGACCTGTATCGTTCGCGTGCCGCTGGCCAGAACATCATCCCAACCAGCACCGGCGCCGCCAAGGCTGTCGGTTTGGTGATCCCAGAACTCAAGGGCAAGCTGACCGGTATCGCGATGCGAGTTCCTGTGCCAACCGGAAGCGTCGTCGACCTGACCTGCAACTTGAGCAAAGAAGCATCGGTTGAATCGATCAACGCCGCGATCAAGGAAGCTGCTGAAGGACCTCTGAAGGGCATCCTGATGTACACCGAAGACGCGATCGTCAGCAGCGACATCGTTCACGATCCACACAGCAGCGTTTTCGCTGCCGACTTCACTCAAGTCCTGGGCGACAACGGCAAGTTCGTTAAGGTAATCAGCTGGTACGACAACGAATGGGGCTACAGCAGCCGCACCGCCGACTTGATCGCCAAGTTCGGCCCTATGTAA
- a CDS encoding class I SAM-dependent methyltransferase: MQIESIPSWQLPAGVSPGTWDYAARPAIATEYDQYFADHPLFALDQQLVLRHLPPPDSQGRATVADLGCGTGRALVALAASGYRGLAIDLSQHMLEVVQQKTQTQALPIASVRANLVDLNGIADSCVEHAVSLFSTLGMIRGRANRIAALGHTRRILKPGGKFVLHVHNIWSSLYDPAGLRWLCRSWWSGRKRGDQEFGDRVYQYRGLPNMFLHNFGLSELKADLRQAGFQVEQIFPLNLTASGVLPLRRVLPRVRAGGFVAVCRRD; this comes from the coding sequence GTGCAAATTGAATCGATTCCTTCGTGGCAGTTGCCTGCGGGCGTGAGCCCAGGAACCTGGGATTATGCCGCGCGACCGGCGATCGCAACAGAGTATGACCAATACTTCGCCGATCATCCGCTGTTCGCGCTAGATCAGCAGTTGGTTTTGCGGCATCTTCCTCCCCCCGATTCGCAGGGGCGAGCGACCGTTGCCGACCTGGGCTGCGGCACCGGGCGAGCGCTGGTCGCATTGGCAGCGAGCGGTTATCGCGGGCTGGCGATCGATCTGAGTCAGCACATGTTGGAAGTGGTGCAGCAGAAAACGCAAACTCAGGCGTTGCCGATCGCTTCGGTCCGGGCGAATCTTGTCGACCTGAACGGGATCGCTGACAGTTGTGTCGAGCACGCGGTTTCTTTGTTTAGCACGTTGGGGATGATCCGCGGCCGGGCGAACCGAATCGCGGCGCTTGGCCACACGCGGCGGATCCTCAAGCCGGGCGGCAAGTTTGTGCTGCACGTTCACAATATCTGGTCGTCGCTTTACGATCCCGCCGGCCTCCGGTGGTTGTGCCGTTCGTGGTGGTCCGGCCGCAAGCGAGGCGATCAAGAATTTGGCGATCGGGTCTATCAATATCGCGGTCTGCCGAACATGTTCCTGCACAACTTCGGCTTGAGTGAACTGAAAGCCGACTTGCGGCAGGCAGGGTTTCAGGTCGAACAGATCTTTCCGCTGAACCTGACCGCCAGTGGAGTGCTTCCGCTGCGACGGGTGTTGCCTCGCGTGCGAGCCGGCGGATTTGTGGCTGTCTGTCGCCGCGACTGA
- a CDS encoding DUF1499 domain-containing protein encodes MGIAIGAIVLLVTGWIFWQVDDWSRDFTTNHAQLDPAADDPLLRPVLAAESVGQLAARVLSFVETTPHWQVERQRGGPDGTELHLTRTTSLFRYVDDIQVRISPIDGGAQLDAESQSRLGKGDLGQNPRNLKELVRGIDGFPSLQEPR; translated from the coding sequence ATGGGAATTGCGATCGGAGCGATTGTTCTGCTGGTCACCGGGTGGATCTTTTGGCAAGTCGACGACTGGAGCCGCGATTTCACGACGAATCACGCTCAGCTCGATCCGGCGGCGGACGATCCGCTGCTGCGACCGGTTTTGGCAGCCGAATCGGTGGGCCAGCTGGCCGCCCGCGTTCTGTCGTTTGTTGAAACGACACCCCACTGGCAAGTGGAACGACAGCGTGGCGGCCCCGACGGAACCGAACTGCATCTGACGCGCACGACCTCGCTGTTCCGCTACGTCGATGACATTCAGGTCCGCATTTCTCCGATCGACGGCGGGGCGCAACTGGATGCCGAGAGCCAATCGAGGCTGGGCAAAGGGGACCTCGGCCAGAACCCGCGGAACCTGAAAGAGCTGGTTAGGGGCATCGACGGCTTTCCAAGTCTGCAGGAGCCGCGATAA
- a CDS encoding M42 family metallopeptidase — protein sequence MSRLDQLNPAADAFLKSAIETPSPSGYEERIQALVREYIQPAADEVRTDVHGNVMAIVNPDADTRLMFAGHCDQIGMLVTYIDELGFLYAQTIGGWDPQQLIGQRMIVWTKTGPIPGSIARKPIHLLNDAERKKVVNLNELWIDIGAKDQQSASELVRIGDPVTLKLEMTQLQEGLISGPGMDNKTGMWVVIEALRRAAGMAPTCGIYSVSTVQEEIGLRGATTAAASIKPHVGIAVDVTHATDCPTIDKTQQGDIKLGGGPVIFRGPNMNPKVVQRLVQIADELRIPYQMAAAGRATPNDANALQISSGGVATGLVAIPNRYMHSAVETVSMNDLDSAAELLANFAARLTAEDDFTPSV from the coding sequence TTGTCCCGCCTCGACCAACTCAATCCCGCTGCCGACGCTTTTCTGAAATCCGCCATCGAAACCCCCAGCCCCTCGGGTTACGAAGAACGGATCCAAGCCCTGGTCCGCGAATACATTCAGCCCGCTGCCGATGAAGTGCGCACCGACGTCCACGGCAACGTGATGGCGATCGTCAACCCGGACGCCGACACGCGGCTGATGTTCGCCGGGCACTGCGATCAGATCGGGATGCTTGTCACGTATATCGATGAGTTAGGTTTTCTGTACGCCCAGACGATCGGCGGCTGGGACCCGCAACAACTGATCGGCCAGCGGATGATCGTCTGGACGAAAACCGGCCCGATCCCCGGTTCGATCGCCCGGAAACCGATCCACCTGCTGAACGATGCCGAGCGGAAGAAGGTTGTGAACCTGAACGAGCTGTGGATCGATATCGGTGCCAAGGACCAACAATCGGCGTCGGAATTGGTTCGCATCGGCGATCCGGTCACACTGAAACTGGAAATGACTCAACTGCAGGAAGGGCTGATCTCGGGTCCAGGAATGGACAATAAGACCGGCATGTGGGTCGTCATCGAAGCGCTCCGCCGAGCCGCTGGAATGGCTCCCACCTGCGGCATCTACAGCGTCTCGACCGTTCAAGAAGAGATCGGTCTGCGTGGCGCGACGACAGCCGCCGCCAGCATCAAGCCGCACGTGGGGATCGCCGTCGACGTCACTCACGCGACCGATTGCCCCACGATCGACAAGACGCAGCAGGGAGACATCAAGCTTGGTGGCGGACCGGTAATTTTCCGCGGCCCCAACATGAATCCGAAAGTCGTGCAGCGGTTGGTGCAGATCGCCGACGAACTGCGGATCCCGTATCAGATGGCTGCGGCGGGGCGAGCGACGCCCAACGATGCCAACGCGTTGCAGATCAGCAGCGGCGGCGTGGCGACCGGCTTGGTTGCGATTCCCAACCGCTACATGCACAGCGCCGTCGAAACGGTTTCGATGAATGACCTCGACAGCGCGGCCGAACTGTTGGCCAACTTCGCAGCTCGCCTGACCGCCGAAGACGACTTCACCCCCAGCGTTTGA
- a CDS encoding Trm112 family protein: MIDPSLFEYIRCPVTQSTLVVAADDLIQQINQRVAAGEARNRIDRPVQRPLDSGLVNADGTLIYPVWADIPTLIPDEAIPIAAATAGAETTETDASV, encoded by the coding sequence GTGATCGACCCAAGCCTGTTCGAATACATTCGCTGCCCCGTCACTCAGTCGACGCTGGTGGTAGCCGCCGACGATTTGATCCAACAGATCAACCAGCGGGTTGCTGCTGGAGAGGCTCGCAATCGGATCGACCGCCCGGTGCAGCGACCGCTCGATTCGGGATTGGTCAACGCCGACGGAACGCTGATCTATCCGGTTTGGGCCGACATCCCGACGCTGATTCCGGATGAAGCGATTCCGATCGCCGCAGCGACTGCGGGGGCGGAAACTACGGAAACTGACGCTTCAGTTTGA
- a CDS encoding acyl-CoA thioesterase, translating to MSQQHTLTIRVNYHETDGQGRVHHANYLNYFERGRVELMRSLGSSYKQFEADGLMLVVAEMNVKYHQLAEFDDLLTLKTTVLEAHGARIRHRYEIFREDQILVYAESVIACVRPDGRATRLPVELQQGRRRS from the coding sequence ATGTCACAACAACACACGCTCACGATCCGCGTCAACTATCACGAGACCGATGGCCAGGGGCGTGTTCATCACGCCAACTATCTCAATTATTTCGAGCGTGGCCGCGTCGAACTGATGCGCAGTCTGGGCTCCAGCTACAAACAGTTCGAAGCCGATGGGCTGATGCTGGTCGTCGCCGAGATGAACGTCAAATATCACCAACTGGCCGAATTCGACGACCTGCTGACGCTGAAAACAACCGTCTTGGAAGCTCACGGTGCGAGGATCCGCCATCGGTACGAGATCTTCCGCGAGGACCAAATACTCGTATACGCCGAATCGGTGATCGCATGCGTTCGCCCCGATGGAAGGGCCACTCGCCTGCCGGTGGAACTTCAGCAGGGCCGACGCCGATCCTAG
- a CDS encoding PDZ domain-containing protein, which produces MRLKLYTCSTLLFSIVAAVSVCRGDEADSATVDPAESSQPAADKDAAEQMQRWVSQLSSPQYRLRELATTRLRLAGLAAVPALEAGLQDGDLETTSQILSVLRQLSLQFDPQHQDRDLAWESLQRVATAGASSAATRAQLAMDEVRDDRKRRAVEVLTAAGVFIGFGEFHLASSVRNGYHMRIPKDWQGNVAAFSWLKWLHGVETVILSGDKITADVVRQVASVPDLKNLDIRDTTVDVEDLQGLTDLKRLDLFQLVNVPAGDELIDTLAQLPLRRELILFGTDISLEGSERLKTLFPNLNIQCRGGFLGVRCSPLNPNCEVGTVEPNTAAAEAGVQSGDVIIKFGQYDVKSFADLQSAIAKHTAAEKSIPMQINRIVEEQVEVELPQEEGEPTPKLIRTIRRQKTFTLTVKLKRQFP; this is translated from the coding sequence ATGAGGCTGAAACTCTACACGTGCTCCACGCTTTTATTTTCGATCGTCGCTGCGGTCTCGGTCTGCCGCGGCGACGAAGCCGACAGCGCGACTGTCGATCCTGCCGAAAGTTCACAGCCCGCCGCGGATAAAGACGCGGCGGAGCAGATGCAGCGGTGGGTCTCTCAACTCTCATCGCCCCAATACCGTCTGCGAGAACTCGCCACGACGCGTCTGCGACTGGCTGGTCTAGCCGCTGTGCCGGCGCTCGAAGCCGGATTGCAGGACGGCGATCTCGAGACGACTTCGCAGATCCTGTCGGTGTTGCGTCAGCTGTCGCTCCAGTTTGATCCCCAGCATCAAGACCGCGACCTCGCATGGGAATCGCTGCAACGAGTCGCCACCGCCGGTGCGTCGTCAGCTGCCACGCGAGCCCAGTTGGCGATGGACGAAGTTCGCGACGACCGCAAACGACGAGCGGTGGAAGTACTGACCGCCGCCGGAGTCTTTATCGGGTTTGGCGAGTTCCATCTGGCCTCGTCGGTTCGCAACGGATACCACATGCGAATCCCCAAAGACTGGCAGGGGAACGTCGCTGCATTCTCGTGGTTGAAGTGGCTGCACGGCGTCGAGACAGTCATTTTAAGTGGCGACAAAATCACCGCTGATGTGGTCCGGCAAGTTGCCAGCGTTCCCGACCTGAAAAACTTGGACATTCGCGACACCACCGTCGATGTCGAAGACCTTCAGGGCCTGACCGATCTGAAGCGACTGGACCTCTTCCAACTGGTCAACGTCCCGGCGGGAGACGAACTGATCGACACCCTTGCTCAACTTCCGTTGCGGCGAGAATTGATCCTGTTTGGCACCGACATCTCGCTCGAGGGATCCGAACGGCTGAAAACGCTCTTCCCAAATCTGAACATTCAATGCCGCGGTGGATTCCTCGGCGTCCGCTGCAGCCCGCTGAATCCGAACTGCGAGGTGGGAACTGTCGAACCAAACACAGCTGCCGCCGAGGCGGGCGTCCAATCGGGAGACGTGATCATCAAGTTCGGCCAATACGACGTCAAATCGTTTGCCGATCTGCAATCCGCGATCGCCAAGCATACCGCCGCCGAGAAATCGATCCCGATGCAGATCAACCGGATCGTGGAAGAACAGGTCGAAGTCGAACTGCCCCAAGAAGAAGGTGAACCGACGCCGAAGTTGATTCGCACCATCCGGCGTCAAAAAACCTTCACCTTAACGGTCAAACTGAAGCGTCAGTTTCCGTAG
- a CDS encoding DUF4254 domain-containing protein translates to MTLPIDVDAIVQLQAETVAQWHCGPIVNRYSDFMQLVCQQHEHNYRLWHQEDIARAKDVSDAEIAQVKRNIDGLNQKRNDWIEKLDDSITLLLAQQGVETAEDAPINTETSGSAIDRLSIMSLRLYHYEEQLERDDASDAHRELVTQRIALCQQQQADLSNSLKELLVDLFAGRKAHRTYRQMKMYNDPTLNPYLYAAKQLRAG, encoded by the coding sequence ATGACGCTGCCCATCGATGTTGATGCGATTGTTCAATTACAGGCCGAAACCGTTGCTCAATGGCATTGCGGTCCGATCGTCAACCGATACTCCGATTTTATGCAGTTGGTCTGCCAGCAGCACGAACACAATTATCGTTTGTGGCACCAGGAAGATATCGCCCGCGCGAAAGACGTCTCCGATGCCGAGATCGCTCAAGTCAAGCGGAACATCGACGGACTGAACCAGAAACGGAACGACTGGATCGAAAAATTGGACGATTCGATCACCTTGTTGCTGGCTCAACAGGGTGTCGAAACCGCCGAAGATGCCCCGATCAACACCGAAACCTCCGGCAGCGCGATCGACCGACTGTCGATCATGTCGCTGCGGTTGTACCACTACGAAGAGCAACTCGAACGCGACGACGCATCCGATGCGCACCGCGAATTGGTCACCCAGCGGATCGCATTGTGCCAGCAACAACAAGCCGATCTTTCCAATTCGCTGAAAGAATTGTTGGTCGATCTGTTCGCCGGACGCAAGGCGCACCGAACCTATCGCCAGATGAAGATGTATAATGATCCTACGCTAAACCCGTATTTGTACGCCGCCAAACAGCTGCGTGCTGGTTGA
- a CDS encoding YjhG/YagF family D-xylonate dehydratase yields MFSLDQHLGGGDVAASVITSASGPSGQLPLTDEILRSWSSGDLFGLTQNAGMGWDPARMMGPQYLCLSTQGGVRDHDGTPIALGYHTGHWEVGLLVQAAAEQFSEAGGVPFAAFCSDPCDGRSQGTNGMFDSLPYRNDAAIVMRRLIRSLPRRRGVLGVATCDKGLPAMMLAVCGTKHLPSVIVPGGVTLPPTVGEDAGKVQTIGARYSQGEISLEQAGLEGCRACGSPGGGCQFLGTAATSQVVAEAMGLTVPHAALAPSGQPIWLDIARQSARSLMALDARGLTLADIVTDDSIYNAMLVHAACGGSTNLLLHIPAVAQAAGLRSPTVDDWHQVNKLVARFVDVLPNGPVGHPTVRLFLAGGVPEIMWHLRELGLLRGDAMTVAGASWNEILDAWPQSARRDALRQRLIESDRVDPDDVIIPPATAKKRGLTSTVCFPQGNLCPEGSVIKSTSIDPSVVGEDGVYRKAGPARVFVSERDAIAAIKGNHPRPVQAGDVVVLIGRGPLGSGMEETYQITSALKFLPWGKHVALVTDARFSGVSTGACIGHVGPEALAGGPIGRVQDGDQIEVVVDRIGLHGSVNLVGTADKSLTPVEAETLLASRSPHPQLAVDAKMPDDSRLWAALQQVGGGTWSGCVYDVEKIIATLDAGTKALQEKASD; encoded by the coding sequence CTGTTTTCGCTCGATCAACATCTTGGTGGCGGCGACGTCGCGGCGTCGGTGATCACATCGGCGTCGGGACCAAGTGGTCAGTTGCCGTTGACCGACGAGATCCTTCGCTCGTGGAGCAGCGGTGATCTGTTTGGGCTGACGCAAAACGCCGGCATGGGCTGGGATCCAGCTCGCATGATGGGACCTCAGTATCTGTGTCTCAGCACGCAGGGGGGCGTTCGCGATCACGATGGAACGCCGATCGCTCTGGGGTATCACACCGGGCACTGGGAAGTTGGGCTGTTGGTTCAAGCGGCAGCCGAACAGTTTTCCGAGGCCGGCGGCGTGCCGTTTGCCGCTTTCTGCAGCGACCCTTGCGATGGCCGATCGCAGGGAACCAACGGGATGTTCGACAGTCTGCCCTATCGCAACGATGCGGCGATCGTGATGCGTCGGTTGATCCGTTCGTTGCCACGCCGCCGCGGCGTGTTGGGTGTCGCGACCTGCGATAAAGGTCTGCCGGCGATGATGCTGGCGGTCTGCGGAACAAAGCATTTGCCCAGCGTGATCGTTCCCGGCGGCGTGACGTTGCCCCCAACGGTCGGCGAGGATGCTGGCAAAGTGCAAACGATTGGGGCTCGGTATTCGCAAGGCGAAATCTCGCTGGAACAGGCTGGTTTGGAAGGTTGCCGGGCGTGCGGATCGCCAGGGGGCGGTTGCCAGTTCCTGGGAACCGCGGCGACCAGTCAAGTTGTCGCCGAGGCGATGGGGCTGACCGTACCGCATGCGGCCCTTGCCCCCAGCGGCCAGCCGATTTGGTTGGACATCGCGCGGCAGAGCGCTCGCAGTCTGATGGCCTTGGATGCGCGAGGACTGACGCTAGCCGATATCGTTACCGACGATTCGATCTACAACGCGATGTTGGTTCATGCCGCCTGTGGCGGTTCGACGAATCTGTTGCTGCACATTCCAGCGGTCGCTCAGGCTGCGGGGCTGCGGTCACCGACCGTCGATGATTGGCACCAAGTCAACAAACTGGTCGCTCGGTTCGTCGACGTCTTGCCCAACGGTCCTGTCGGGCATCCGACGGTCCGATTGTTCTTGGCTGGTGGCGTTCCGGAAATCATGTGGCATCTCCGCGAGTTGGGACTGTTGCGTGGTGATGCGATGACTGTCGCGGGCGCCAGCTGGAACGAGATCCTCGACGCCTGGCCGCAGTCGGCTCGTCGGGATGCGTTGCGGCAGCGTTTGATCGAGTCGGATCGCGTCGATCCCGACGATGTGATCATTCCTCCGGCGACCGCCAAAAAACGTGGGCTGACCAGCACCGTCTGCTTCCCGCAAGGGAATCTGTGTCCCGAGGGATCGGTGATTAAATCGACATCGATCGACCCGAGTGTCGTTGGTGAGGATGGCGTCTATCGCAAGGCTGGCCCGGCGCGGGTCTTTGTCAGCGAACGCGATGCGATCGCAGCGATCAAGGGGAACCATCCCCGTCCGGTTCAGGCGGGAGATGTTGTGGTGTTGATCGGCCGCGGACCGCTGGGGAGCGGCATGGAGGAGACCTATCAAATCACGTCGGCCTTGAAGTTCTTGCCTTGGGGCAAACATGTAGCGCTCGTCACCGACGCCCGGTTCTCGGGCGTCAGCACCGGCGCGTGCATCGGCCATGTCGGACCGGAGGCGTTGGCGGGAGGACCGATCGGCCGGGTCCAAGACGGCGATCAGATCGAAGTCGTCGTCGATCGGATCGGATTGCATGGCAGCGTTAATCTCGTCGGGACCGCCGACAAATCGCTGACACCAGTGGAAGCCGAAACGCTGCTCGCCTCGCGGTCTCCTCATCCGCAATTAGCTGTCGACGCCAAGATGCCCGACGATTCACGACTCTGGGCCGCGCTGCAACAAGTCGGCGGTGGGACGTGGAGCGGATGCGTCTACGACGTCGAAAAGATCATCGCCACCTTGGACGCCGGCACCAAGGCGTTGCAAGAAAAAGCCAGCGACTGA
- the tnpA gene encoding IS200/IS605 family transposase, translated as MSQSLAKVAIHFVFSTKHRKPLLDPLELREQLYAYMATILRDNVDSPAIKIGGVEDHVHALLLLSRKFALADVAQEMKTETSKWLKKQATGLKSFSWQSGYGAFSVSESNIDDVKRYIANQQEHHRKMTFKEEFRELCRRHGLKIDERYVWD; from the coding sequence ATGTCTCAGTCGCTAGCCAAGGTTGCGATCCATTTCGTGTTTTCGACGAAACACCGTAAACCGTTGTTGGATCCGTTGGAACTTCGCGAGCAGTTGTATGCCTATATGGCGACAATCCTTCGCGACAATGTTGATTCCCCGGCCATAAAGATTGGTGGGGTCGAGGACCATGTTCATGCGTTGCTTTTACTGAGCCGAAAGTTTGCGCTCGCAGATGTCGCTCAGGAGATGAAGACGGAAACCAGCAAGTGGTTAAAGAAGCAAGCGACGGGGCTGAAGTCATTTTCGTGGCAGTCGGGTTACGGAGCATTCTCCGTCAGCGAATCGAACATCGACGATGTGAAGCGGTATATCGCCAACCAACAGGAACACCATCGAAAGATGACGTTCAAGGAGGAGTTTCGCGAGTTGTGTCGTCGCCATGGGCTGAAGATCGACGAACGTTATGTTTGGGATTAG
- a CDS encoding aldo/keto reductase: protein MWKIPNDQCASLVQAAAEVGYRHFDSACDYGNEREVGDGLRGVIDSGVCRREDLWVTSKLWNTFHRSEHVEAACRKTLDDLQLDYLDLYLIHFPIPLRYVSPEQRYPPGWFFDPEAAEPKMEIDRVSVAETWAAMEQLKQSGLVKEIGVCNFNIALLRDMLAYANDPPAVLQVETHPYLTQEKLFQFCREEQIAYTAFSPLGALSYHEIGMADGSDSLLQIEPIRAIAAAHDRSPAQVLLRWGVQRGTAVIPKTTKTERLAENFSLFDFSLSDAEMATIDGLNRNQRYNDPGVFCQAAFNTFCPIYE from the coding sequence ATGTGGAAAATCCCCAACGACCAATGTGCTTCTTTAGTTCAAGCGGCGGCCGAAGTGGGATACCGCCATTTTGATAGCGCTTGCGATTATGGGAACGAACGCGAAGTCGGCGACGGGCTGCGAGGAGTGATCGACAGCGGAGTCTGCCGCCGCGAGGATCTGTGGGTGACGTCGAAGCTGTGGAACACGTTCCATCGCAGCGAACATGTCGAAGCCGCCTGCCGCAAGACGCTCGACGATTTGCAGCTCGATTATCTCGATCTCTATCTGATCCACTTCCCGATCCCGCTGCGATACGTCTCGCCCGAACAGCGGTATCCGCCGGGCTGGTTCTTCGATCCCGAAGCGGCCGAGCCGAAGATGGAGATCGATCGCGTTTCGGTCGCCGAAACCTGGGCCGCGATGGAACAACTGAAGCAATCCGGTCTGGTCAAAGAGATCGGCGTCTGCAATTTCAACATCGCCCTGCTCCGCGACATGCTCGCCTACGCCAACGATCCGCCCGCGGTCTTGCAAGTCGAAACGCATCCCTACCTGACGCAGGAAAAACTGTTCCAGTTCTGCCGGGAAGAACAGATCGCCTACACCGCTTTCTCGCCCCTGGGAGCGCTCTCCTATCACGAGATCGGCATGGCCGACGGATCCGATTCGCTGTTGCAGATCGAACCGATCCGGGCGATCGCCGCGGCCCACGACCGCTCGCCAGCTCAAGTGCTACTGCGTTGGGGCGTGCAACGCGGCACCGCGGTGATTCCGAAAACCACAAAAACGGAGCGGCTGGCCGAAAACTTCAGCCTCTTCGACTTCAGCCTCAGCGATGCAGAGATGGCGACGATCGACGGGCTGAATCGGAATCAACGCTACAATGACCCCGGCGTCTTCTGCCAAGCTGCCTTTAATACGTTTTGCCCGATCTATGAGTAG
- a CDS encoding lysylphosphatidylglycerol synthase transmembrane domain-containing protein, producing the protein MNTTPSKTTSLKTVLLTVAKFAVPVGIVWYLVSQIQPQQWLALQNSPKQYSLLAMALLIGLSATLLSYVRWWMLVRSHNIPLTPTEGIRLAAIGFLLNFVSIGAVGGDLFKAYFLARRTPGKKIEVFATALVDRVVGLYGLLVVASVALWMIGDSLAGDDVTMIRAVVYTLTLAGAAFMLGVVLGGSLIDRALDRILNVPMVGPFVHRIADPLRAFRHHTAAFMVTIGMSVVVHILLGVAIYFIAAGLYEHPPTLAEHMVIVPIANAVAGLPISLAGIGVFEGALDHLYAKLPTTPTDASGTIVGLVYEIVKIAIAMIGIVFYWTGQREVRESFQAVAASDDET; encoded by the coding sequence ATGAACACCACACCCAGTAAAACGACGTCTCTCAAGACGGTGCTGCTGACGGTCGCCAAGTTTGCTGTGCCCGTTGGGATCGTCTGGTACCTCGTTTCCCAGATCCAACCGCAGCAGTGGTTGGCGCTGCAGAATTCGCCAAAGCAATATTCTCTGCTCGCGATGGCGCTGCTGATCGGGCTCAGCGCAACGCTGCTCAGCTATGTTCGCTGGTGGATGTTGGTTCGCTCCCACAACATCCCGCTGACTCCGACCGAAGGGATCCGTTTGGCAGCGATCGGATTTCTGTTGAACTTTGTTTCGATCGGAGCCGTCGGGGGCGATCTCTTCAAAGCCTACTTTCTGGCCCGCCGCACGCCGGGCAAGAAGATCGAGGTCTTTGCAACGGCGCTGGTCGATCGCGTTGTTGGACTTTACGGTTTGCTAGTGGTCGCGTCGGTCGCTTTATGGATGATCGGAGACTCGTTAGCCGGAGACGACGTGACGATGATCCGCGCCGTCGTCTACACGCTAACCTTGGCGGGAGCTGCTTTTATGCTGGGCGTTGTCCTGGGCGGGTCCCTGATCGACCGAGCGCTTGACCGCATCTTAAACGTCCCGATGGTCGGCCCATTTGTGCACCGCATTGCCGATCCGCTGCGAGCGTTCCGCCATCACACCGCCGCCTTTATGGTGACGATCGGGATGTCGGTGGTCGTGCACATACTGTTAGGCGTGGCGATCTATTTCATCGCCGCGGGCCTCTACGAACATCCTCCCACGCTCGCCGAACATATGGTGATCGTACCGATCGCCAATGCAGTCGCCGGGCTGCCGATCTCGCTGGCTGGGATCGGAGTCTTCGAAGGCGCTTTGGACCACCTTTATGCCAAGCTGCCGACAACGCCGACCGACGCGTCGGGAACGATCGTCGGCCTGGTCTACGAAATCGTCAAGATCGCGATCGCGATGATCGGTATCGTTTTCTATTGGACCGGCCAACGGGAGGTTCGCGAATCGTTCCAAGCCGTCGCCGCTTCCGACGACGAAACCTAA